Proteins found in one Prochlorothrix hollandica PCC 9006 = CALU 1027 genomic segment:
- a CDS encoding dipeptide epimerase, producing the protein MELTLQSFTVHKRFALTISRGTTDRSTNLWLRLRHDGIEGWGEASPFSIGHSAAHPDQTTDLLQAAFTALVPHLSAYNPWQRQCLDSLLGDLAPALPSGIRTALDLALWDWWGKCLGRPLWQLWGLTPTPLPPTSVTIGLGTPAAAQERLLAWRSITPSPWIKVKLGSPQGAETDRALFSAVQAVADPTAQFLVDANGGWDLETAIAMGQWLADRGVVYLEQPLPKGAEDQLPTLMRDCPLPIFVDESCWTLGDVLKVGALGIRGINIKLLKTGGLTEAWRMIHLAQALGLQIMLGCYSDSSLLNTAAAQLAPLAQYLDLDSHLNLKDDPFEGVTLDETGSMVLPDRPGLGVRLKAE; encoded by the coding sequence ATGGAACTGACCCTACAATCCTTCACCGTCCACAAGCGCTTTGCCCTCACCATCAGCCGGGGCACCACCGATCGCAGCACCAATCTCTGGCTCCGGCTGCGCCATGACGGTATCGAAGGCTGGGGAGAAGCATCCCCCTTTTCCATTGGTCATAGCGCCGCCCACCCCGACCAAACCACAGACCTGCTCCAAGCTGCCTTCACCGCCCTCGTTCCCCACCTCAGTGCCTACAACCCCTGGCAACGGCAGTGCCTCGACAGCCTGCTGGGGGATCTGGCACCTGCCCTGCCCTCTGGCATTCGCACCGCCCTAGACTTGGCCCTGTGGGATTGGTGGGGGAAGTGCTTGGGCCGTCCCCTGTGGCAATTGTGGGGCTTAACCCCCACGCCCCTGCCCCCCACCTCGGTCACCATTGGCCTAGGTACCCCTGCTGCCGCCCAGGAACGGCTCCTGGCTTGGCGATCGATCACCCCCAGCCCTTGGATCAAGGTGAAGTTGGGCAGTCCCCAGGGGGCAGAGACCGATCGTGCCCTGTTCAGTGCGGTCCAGGCAGTGGCGGATCCCACGGCTCAGTTTTTGGTGGATGCCAATGGGGGCTGGGACTTAGAGACCGCTATTGCCATGGGGCAGTGGTTGGCCGATCGGGGGGTGGTCTATCTGGAGCAACCCCTGCCTAAGGGGGCAGAAGACCAACTGCCGACCCTGATGCGGGACTGTCCCCTACCCATTTTTGTGGATGAAAGCTGCTGGACCCTGGGGGATGTGCTCAAGGTGGGAGCCTTGGGCATCCGGGGCATTAATATCAAACTGCTGAAAACCGGCGGCTTAACGGAGGCATGGCGCATGATTCACCTGGCCCAAGCTCTAGGTCTCCAAATTATGTTGGGCTGCTATTCCGACAGCAGTTTGTTGAATACGGCGGCGGCTCAGTTGGCTCCCCTGGCCCAGTATCTGGATTTGGATAGCCATTTGAATCTCAAGGATGATCCCTTTGAGGGGGTGACCCTGGATGAAACGGGGTCCATGGTTTTGCCCGATCGCCCTGGTTTGGGGGTTCGCCTAAAAGCCGAGTAA